In Thermoanaerobacterium xylanolyticum LX-11, the genomic window TGGCTGTATCACTCCATAAGCTTTTATAGAATCGCAAAGCTCTTGCAGATTAGCAGTGTCAAAGATTTTGCGAGGCTGATATGGATTTGGTCTAATAAGGTCTATCGGCAAGTATTTTATTTCCTGCTGTTTTATCGACACCATAAAAAACACCTCTTCGTAGAACAATAGATTATATTATATATATTCTACAATAATATCAAAATTCCTCCTATAATTCCATTATTATCCTTAATATTTTTATTAATTTTTATCTGTATATTTCTGGCAGTCTTATGTTTTGATCCTTAATACTTCCATCTACGATCATCTTTTTAAGCCCTTCTGGATATATGTCTAAACTATCAAATTGTGATACGTCAATCCATTTTACATCTTTGATCACCTGGTGCTCTTTAGGTATATCAGGATCAGAGCCTAACTTCAAATCACCACCTACAATTCTGCACTTAAAGTATGTAGCGTAGTAAATAAGGTATTCTTCAAGATAACACACACTATCAGCTACAACATCGTACCCTGTTTCTTCTTTGCATTCTCTCACCAATGCATCTACAAGGGACTCATTTTCCTCTACACGGCCTCCTGGAAAAACCCAGCCTACCTCATCTTCCGTCTGGTGTTTCACAAGAAGAACTTTGTCGTCTTTAATGATAACACCTCTTGAAACTAACAGACAAGCCCTAAAATCACTCATAAATCATTACCCTTTCTTTAAAGTGGTGACTTTTCAATCAATTTTGGCTTTCTCGGGTATTTACTGTCAGTAGCATCCAGCTTTTTTATTAAAACAAGTTTATGGTGAATGTCAGTGTAAGGCAATGTAACATCAAGGACATTTTCTACCTGACACCTTAAAACATTTAAGGCATTTTGCGATGCAGCTATTTCCTCATCTGTATTAGACCCTTTATACGCTATCAAATATCCATCAACTTTTGTAAAAGGTATGCAATACTCTACTAGCACATTTAGCTGTGCAACAGCTCTTGATAGTGAAATGTCGTATTTCTCCCGCAAACCGCTATCTTTGCCTAAGTCTTCTGCTCTTCCGTGTATAATTTCTACATCTTTTAAATTAAGATAGCTCACCAATTCATCTAAAAATACTGTTCTCTTCTTTAGCGAATCAACTATAGTAAGCTTCAAAGATGGATAAAGAATTTTAAGAGGCACTGATGGAAAACCAGCACCTGCACCTACGTCAATTATCCTTTCGCTGCCTTTTATTACCTTGCATTTTAAAGCCGTTAAGCTGTCTAAAAAGTGCTTAATGATGATTTCCCTTTCTTCTGTAATGGCCGTTAAATTCATTTTCTCATTCCACTCTAAAAGAAGATCACTGTATTTTAAGAATTGTTCCACATGGAACATATTGAGTTCTATCCCTAAATCATTAGCACCATTTACAAGTATATCAATATATTCTCTATTCATATACCTATCTCCTTGACTGCAAATAAATTAAGATGACAGATATATCTGCTGGCGAAACACCAGAAATCCTCGATGCTTGACCAACAGATGTAGGCATGATGCTTTTTAATTTCTGCCTTGCCTCAATGCTTATACCTTTTATGTCATCATAATTTATCCATGATGGAATCTTTTTATTTTCCAAAGCTTTAAACTTCTCTACTTGCTCCATTTGTTTTCTTATATATCCTTCATACTTTATGTTTATATCAATCTGAAAAGCTACATCATCTCTAATGTCATCAGGTCTATCCGAATCAATCACTTTCGACGAAACATAATCTATCTCAGGCCTTTTTAGCAAATCGTACATAGTCATCCCTGTGACGATAGGTGAACTTCCTTTTGACTTTAAATACTCATTTACATCATGACTAGGGACTATCATGGTGTTTTTCAATCTTTCCATCTCTTTCTCATACTGATCTTTCTTCATTAAAAATCTATTATATCTCTCATCATCGACTAATCCTATCTGCCTTCCTTTCTCTGTTAAGCGGAAATCGGCATTGTCCTGCCGCAAAATAAGCCTGTACTCCGCCCTTGATGTCAACATCCTGTATGGCTCATTTGTTCCTTTAGTTACAAGATCATCGATCAGTACGCCTATATATGCTTCAGATCTATCCAAAATAAATGGCTCTCTGCCGTAATGCTTCATAGCAGCATTTATACCAGCCATAAGTCCTTGTGCAGCAGCTTCCTCATATCCTGACGTGCCGTTTACTTGACCTGCAAAAAATAGTCCTGAAATAGTCTTTAATTCTAAAGACTGTTTCAACTGAGTAGGATCTATACAGTCGTACTCAATGGCATATCCCGGCCTCATTACCTTGACATTTTCCAATCCTTTAATCGTCCTTAAAAATTCTATCTGGACATCTTCAGGCATACTTGATGACATGCCTTGAACATACATCTCATTTGTATCTCTTCCTTCTGGCTCTATAAAAAGCTGATGCCTCAACTTGTCAGGAAACTTGACCACCTTGTCCTCAATAGATGGACAATACCTCGGTCCAACTCCTTTTATTTCTCCACTGTAAAGAGGAGATCTGTCTATGTTTTTCATTATAACTTCATGCGTCTTCGTGTTTGTATATGTAAGCCAGCATGGGATTTGCTCAACATTTATCTCATCGTGCATGTATGAAAAAGGCGTTACCTTATCATCACCAGGTTGTATCTCCATGGCATCAAAATTTATAGATTTTTTGTCGACTCTCGCTGGCGTACCTGTCTTAAACCTCATCAATCTAATGTTAAGCCTTTCAAAGGATTTAGAAAGCTCATTAGCTGGAAACAATCCATTTGGTCCACCGCTGTAACTTACATCGCCGATGATTATCCTACCTCTTAAG contains:
- a CDS encoding NUDIX domain-containing protein translates to MSDFRACLLVSRGVIIKDDKVLLVKHQTEDEVGWVFPGGRVEENESLVDALVRECKEETGYDVVADSVCYLEEYLIYYATYFKCRIVGGDLKLGSDPDIPKEHQVIKDVKWIDVSQFDSLDIYPEGLKKMIVDGSIKDQNIRLPEIYR
- the rsmG gene encoding 16S rRNA (guanine(527)-N(7))-methyltransferase RsmG; the protein is MNREYIDILVNGANDLGIELNMFHVEQFLKYSDLLLEWNEKMNLTAITEEREIIIKHFLDSLTALKCKVIKGSERIIDVGAGAGFPSVPLKILYPSLKLTIVDSLKKRTVFLDELVSYLNLKDVEIIHGRAEDLGKDSGLREKYDISLSRAVAQLNVLVEYCIPFTKVDGYLIAYKGSNTDEEIAASQNALNVLRCQVENVLDVTLPYTDIHHKLVLIKKLDATDSKYPRKPKLIEKSPL
- the mnmG gene encoding tRNA uridine-5-carboxymethylaminomethyl(34) synthesis enzyme MnmG, whose amino-acid sequence is MVYDAGVYDVAVIGLGHAGCEAALATARLGLKTVAFAINLDSIALMPCNPSIGGPAKTNLVREIDALGGQMAINTDLTLIQQRTLNTSKGPAVRALRAQSDKKRYQFNMKYTLEKQENLDIKQAEVVDIEVEDGQVKSVITKTGARYLCRSCIVTTGTYLRGRIIIGDVSYSGGPNGLFPANELSKSFERLNIRLMRFKTGTPARVDKKSINFDAMEIQPGDDKVTPFSYMHDEINVEQIPCWLTYTNTKTHEVIMKNIDRSPLYSGEIKGVGPRYCPSIEDKVVKFPDKLRHQLFIEPEGRDTNEMYVQGMSSSMPEDVQIEFLRTIKGLENVKVMRPGYAIEYDCIDPTQLKQSLELKTISGLFFAGQVNGTSGYEEAAAQGLMAGINAAMKHYGREPFILDRSEAYIGVLIDDLVTKGTNEPYRMLTSRAEYRLILRQDNADFRLTEKGRQIGLVDDERYNRFLMKKDQYEKEMERLKNTMIVPSHDVNEYLKSKGSSPIVTGMTMYDLLKRPEIDYVSSKVIDSDRPDDIRDDVAFQIDINIKYEGYIRKQMEQVEKFKALENKKIPSWINYDDIKGISIEARQKLKSIMPTSVGQASRISGVSPADISVILIYLQSRR